The segment CATGATGTTTGAATTTGAGATGTCTGATCTTGGCATGATGCATTATTATCTTGGCATTGAAGTGATGCAATCTTCTactggaatttttatttctcaaaagaaGTACATAGGAGAAATCTTGGACAGGTTTCAGATGAAGAATTGTAATCCTGTGAATACACCATCTGAGTTTGGCTTAAAGCTAAACAAAGATAATGGAGGAAAGAGGGTTGACAACACTTTTTACAAGCAGATTGTAGGGAGTTTAATGTACTTGACTACAACAAGACCTGATATAATGCATGTTGTAAGTGTCATTAGTAGGTACATGGAGTGTCCTACTGAGATTCATCTCTTGGCTGCAAAAAGAATTTTCCGGTACTTGCAAGGTACTAAGGAGTTTGGGCTGTTCTACAAGAAGGGAGAAAAATCAGATTTGTATGGCTTCACAGATAGTGATTATGCAGGAGATTCAGAGGATCGGAAAAGCACATCTGGGTATGTTTTCATATTGGGTACAGGAGCTGTTTCATGGTCATCGAAAAAGCAACCAATCGTCACTTTATCAACCACAGAAGCTGAGTTTGTTGCTGCCACTTCATGTGCCTGTCAAGCTATATGGCTAAAGAAAATTCTCAGAGAGCTGCAGTTTAAAGAGGATGGGCCTACTCTCATTTATTGTGACAACAGTTCAGCAATAAAGCTCTCAAAGAATCCTGTTCTTCATGGTCGAAGCAAGCATATAGATGTGAAGTATCATTTCTTAAGGGACCTCACGAATGATGGAGTTATTAGTCTTATTTATTGCAAGAGTGAAGACCAGGTTGCTGATATTTTAACAAAGTCTCTCAAGTTGGCTGCGTTTCAAAAGATAAAAAGGATGCTTGGTGTTTGCACTTTAGATAATCCAATTTGAGGGAGGGAGCTTCAAAGACCTTCACTAAACTGAATGTTGAAACATCAGTTTAAGGGAGGGATTGTTGGAAAAGTCAAATGGTTCTAGTCTCCAGTAGTTGTCCTAGACTTTaggaaagttgttttttttgttaggaAATGATACTCTGAATCATAGAACTATAATGAAATATACGATCAACCAACATTTATCGAATTTGAAAAAGAGTCAGAAGAAATGGTTCGAtcctcttatttttatttctcgaACCGAGAGATCCATGAATCGGGATCCTCATGCATATAGATACAAATGGTCCAATGGGAGCAAGAATTTCCAGGAACATTTGGAACATTTCGTTTCTGAGCAGAAGAGCCGTTTTCAAGTAGTGTTCGATCGATTACGTATTAATCAATATTCGATTGATTGGTCTGAGGTTATCGACAAAAAAGATTTGTCTAAGTCACTTCGTTTCTTTTTGTCCAAGTCACTTCTTTTTTTGTCCAAGTTGCTTCTTTTGTTGCTGTACGTGGCCTACTTTGGCCTAGTCTTTAGGAGTAAGTTTGAGTCTGTTGCAGTTTGTTATCAAGTCTCAGGTTTGTTAGTAGTGGAGCACTTTCTTAGGACTTAGTGGGTAGTGTACGCATGATCCTATTTTCATGCTGCAGCAGTTCCTATTTTCTTGGTCTTATCCTTCTGTGTATGAGCCTATTTAAAGGCTGTTTGGTTTATCAATAAAGTGTGAGCAGATTAGTAAATAGTCTCTGCTTTCCAGTTATTATTgttgtctttctctttttcaatttgTAACAAATTATTGGTCGTGATTTTCCTTTGGCTAAAATGTCTGACTGAATATTTTGACAATCTAACATAATATGAACAAAGTCCATTGAAAACAACAGAGACGTACCTCTCACCATTCTTTGATTTCATTTGCACACCCCCTATTGATCCATCATGAATTAACTTATGGGTGGCATATCTTGAGGTCGGATCGAGAAACTTAGGTAGTCCTTTACCAGAGTGAATATGGGGTTGGAATCCGAAGCCTCCTCCAGTTTCTGAAACAGTATACCGTCCATCCGGGCTTGAACTCCATTCGAAAATGTCAAATCCTGCAGTAGTTCTTTCAATGTTCTCTCCACACCCACTATAGAGCTTCCTATGCCAGTCAAGATTTCTGATACAGTAGGGGACGGTCTTGACAACTCAACAAGAGTAACCTGCAACCATTTAAGCAAGCGAATTACGACATCCATACAAGAGACTGAACTAGCAAAATCCAGTTTTCATCTTCTAGTAGATGAAAATATGAGTCTTTAATTTAGGAGAAGTGCTTTTGAATCGGTTCAGTACTCAGGCATAGCCTAAATTCCCTGAATTGAATTACAACCCAATTGCAAGAGGCTACTGGTCAGTAGTACCAGCAGCTTATGGTTTCAGCTCTAACCGCAGTTCCAGCTTGCAAGCCATCCCAACAACTGCACCACCTCATTAGCAACAACATGACTCAAAAAAATTCTCTCTGCTCATATCTACTAGAAGTTCTAGCTTATGGTCACTAGAACTCCGAACAGAACATTATGTTATTTGGGTATGCTAGATCACAAAGAATTTCTAAAGAAATTACACAGAAGTTGTAACAACATATTCGAAATTATAAATTTGCTGTCAATTTGAAATCATCTTGTGCTATATATTATTAGAATTAATAATCAAaacgaatatatatatatatatatatatatatagatatagatatatatttaaAGGAATAGATGAGTATTATAAGAAGGATATATATGAGAACCAACTGATCTGTCTTGAGGCCTATTTGCCTTCTGTTTTGCAATAGCAACAGCACGAGAGAGCCCACCAATAGCATCAACCAAACCCCGTGAAGCTGCATCTTTACCGGTCCAAACTCTCCCTTGAGCATTCTCTTCCATCTTATCTACCTGGCCAAAGATGACAGGGAGTTTcatggagagagagaaaatattgcaaTTTGAAGGTGAATGTTAAAATTGCCAGCATACAGCCATTGATCTTGAAAAAACCGCCTTATCACAAAATTGTTTATATCCTTTCTGGGCAGACTTGGCAAAGAGTTCTGCTTCATCTGGTCCGCCAATTCAAACTTGGTTGTTTTATTAGTGATTGGATCATGTGAAACAAGAAGCCATACAGAGAAGCACAAACTGAGTGCTACAGGGAAAGGAAAAGGAGCTTACCTTGGAGGCATCAACAGGCAAGTCTTAGAAATTGTACGTATCCTCGTGTCATTACCCACgtcacaaatcttcccaaaaacgaaTCCTAGTGTCATTACCCACCATAAAGGAAGTGTGTGTAGAAAAATCTTGGAGAATATGTGCAATGGTCTTCTAAGGGCAACGATGTAACCATATTACTATATTATTGACATCTTATCTATTAGGATATATCCTATAAATACTCAAAGATAACCTGATGTCAAAAGGTAGCACTTTCCTTAGGATGCCTCCAAAGCCACTTCCCTAATAAACCTTGATTTCTCAAGATAATTTTCCTAAACCCTACCCCACAAACTCCTTAGGCCTACATACTATGTCATAACAAATGAtctcttcttttttaatcagaaaGAAAACATATAGATGAGATGGAATggattttgttaaatttaatacaaaagagtaacaactttttattttgattcccaacttaggaaaattaaagttaaaataaaatacaaatagattagatgaaattttttatggatgtccaattcaaaattttgttattgttagtgcaaagggttttttttaatcaagttttgatgattataaaataagattaaggATACTAATGGTTCAAATTAAGTCAAgtgtttttatgtttatttgtgaaaattaaaaaaaaaaaaaaaaaaactcaagcaaatatagaaaaaaaattaatactgtAAAGACTTAGGacttttgaagatttgaattaaCCTTTGGTAAATTATAAGATGGTATTTGTTGGCGAATTTAAgtctaaattgtttttcatgCACTTAATCATCATCTCTTAAGCTTcgaacaattttatttatttttattttttttatcaaagaaatAGATGAATTCTTGTTTTCAATTAGAACTTTGAGCAAAACTCTTTCTAAACTTACTCTAAAAGGTTTTAAGAAGACTTACTCAAGTTGTCAAAGGTTCTATACCTCAAACTAGGCTTTTTAAGTACTTAACATGTAACCATCGAGAAAGTTACGAAATGATTGAGCTAATTGGGCTTAATCGATTGAACGacctctcttctctctctctctccctctctctctctctttattccAATAGTTGAGGTATAGCCAATTGAAGCATACTCTCAATTGA is part of the Vitis riparia cultivar Riparia Gloire de Montpellier isolate 1030 chromosome 17, EGFV_Vit.rip_1.0, whole genome shotgun sequence genome and harbors:
- the LOC117904144 gene encoding serine protease SPPA, chloroplastic-like, whose translation is MKLPVIFGQVDKMEENAQGRVWTGKDAASRGLVDAIGGLSRAVAIAKQKANRPQDRSVTLVELSRPSPTVSEILTGIGSSIVGVERTLKELLQDLTFSNGVQARMDGILFQKLEEASDSNPIFTLVKDYLSFSIRPQDMPPIS